In the genome of Sciurus carolinensis chromosome 3, mSciCar1.2, whole genome shotgun sequence, one region contains:
- the Proc gene encoding LOW QUALITY PROTEIN: vitamin K-dependent protein C (The sequence of the model RefSeq protein was modified relative to this genomic sequence to represent the inferred CDS: inserted 1 base in 1 codon), which produces MAAGGRTCSFSTTHPCVNSSRMWQLASLLLFVVTWGISGTPASPDLVFSSSERAHQVLRIRKRANXFLEELRPGNLERECTEEICDFEEAQEIFQNVDDTLAFWSKYVDGDQCADQPSEHQCASPCCGHGTCIDGTGGFSCDCGRGWEGSFCQHEVRFSNCSVDNGGCAHYCLEEQGGRRCSCAPGYKLADDHLQCQASVRFPCGRLGMRMEKKRNNFKRDTDQVIRIDPRIVNGSLTRQGDSPWQVILLDSKKKLACGGVLIHTSWVLTAAHCMENSRKLTVRLGEYDLRRRDKWEVDLNIKEVFIHPNYSRSTTDNDIALLRLAQPATLSKTIVPICLPNSGLADRELTQAGQETVVTGWGYHSSREKVAKRNRTFVLNFIKIPVAPRNECMQVMNNMISENMLCAGILGDQRDACEGDSGGPMVAFSRGTWFLVGLVSWGEGCGLLNNYGVYTKVSRYLDWIHNHIRSKDNSTKVQVP; this is translated from the exons ACTTAGTGTTCTCGAGCAGTGAGCGTGCCCACCAGGTGCTGCGCATCCGCAAACGCGCCA ACTTTCTGGAGGAGCTCCGGCCAGGCAACCTGGAGCGGGAGTGCACAGAGGAGATCTGTGACTTCGAAGAAGCCCAGGAGATTTTCCAAAATGTGGATGACACA CTAGCCTTCTGGTCCAAGTACGTCG ACGGTGATCAGTGCGCAGACCAGCCCTCGGAGCACCAATGCGCCAGCCCGTGCTGCGGACACGGCACGTGCATCGATGGCACCGGTGGCTTCAGCTGCGACTgtggcaggggctgggagggcaGCTTCTGCCAACACG AGGTGCGCTTCTCCAACTGCTCGGTGGACAACGGTGGCTGCGCGCACTACTGCCTGGAGGAGCAGGGCGGGCGCCGCTGCAGCTGCGCGCCGGGCTACAAGCTGGCGGATGACCACCTCCAGTGCCAGGCCTCTG TGAGGTTCCCATGTGGAAGACTAGGGATGCGAATGGAGAAGAAGCGCAATAACTTCAAACGTGATACAGACCAAGTCATACGAATAGATCCAAGGATCGTCAATGGATCATTAACCCGACAGGGAGACAGCCCCTGGCAG GTGATCCTACTGGACTCAAAGAAGAAGCTGGCCTGTGGGGGGGTGCTCATCCACACCTCCTGGGTGCTGACGGCGGCCCACTGCATGGAGAACTCCAGAAAGCTCACTGTCAGGCTTG GTGAGTACGACCTGCGGCGCAGGGACAAGTGGGAAGTGGACCTGAACATCAAAGAGGTCTTCATTCACCCCAACTACAGCCGGAGCACCACTGACAACGACATCGCACTGCTCCGCCTGGCCCAGCCCGCCACCCTCTCGAAGACCATCGTACCCATCTGCCTCCCCAACAGTGGCCTTGCGGATCGTGAGCTCACTCAGGCTGGCCAGGAGACAGTGGTAACTGGCTGGGGTTATCATAGCAGCCGAGAGAAGGTGGCCAAGAGAAACCGCACCTTTGTCCTCAACTTCATCAAGATTCCCGTGGCCCCACGCAACGAGTGCATGCAGGTTATGAACAACATGATCTCTGAGAACATGCTGTGTGCAGGCATCCTAGGGGACCAGCGGGATGCCTGTGAAGGTGACAGTGGGGGACCCATGGTTGCTTTTTCACGAGGCACCTGGTTCCTGGTGGGCCTGGTGAGCTGGGGTGAGGGCTGTGGGCTCCTTAACAACTATGGTGTCTATACCAAGGTCAGTCGCTACCTAGACTGGATTCACAACCACATCAGAAGCAAGGACAACTCCACCAAGGTCCAGGTGCCATAG